From Rhizobium favelukesii, the proteins below share one genomic window:
- a CDS encoding LysR family transcriptional regulator, producing MLPSRRFLPSTSLLVAFESVSRTGSVTAAARELDLTQSAVSRQIKALEEQLGVELFVRERQTVRLTLAGDGYAREIREALRRISSASLNLRANPHGGTLNLAILPTFGTRWLAPRLGGFLAANPGVTINLVTRLSPFDFRLDSIDAAIHFGHPHWPGAELTFLMSEKTVPACSPGFRGRHAITTAQDLLDVSLLHLTTRPDAWERWFAGNGVNFQTVHGMLFDQFATAAQAAMAGLGVALLPTFLIHDELKRGDLIAAVDCEMESSERYYLAYPTERADYAPLEAFRRWIVREAAI from the coding sequence ATGCTGCCATCACGACGCTTTCTTCCGTCGACGTCCTTGCTTGTTGCCTTCGAGTCCGTTTCCCGGACCGGCAGCGTGACAGCCGCCGCGCGCGAACTCGACCTCACACAGAGCGCCGTCAGCCGCCAGATCAAGGCGCTGGAAGAGCAACTCGGCGTCGAACTGTTCGTGCGCGAGCGCCAGACCGTGCGGTTGACGCTCGCCGGCGACGGCTATGCGCGCGAGATACGCGAGGCGCTGCGGCGCATTTCGAGCGCATCGCTCAACCTTCGCGCCAACCCGCACGGCGGTACGCTCAACCTGGCCATTCTCCCGACATTCGGGACACGATGGCTGGCACCCCGGCTCGGAGGCTTCCTCGCAGCCAATCCGGGGGTGACGATCAATCTCGTCACCCGACTGTCGCCCTTTGACTTCCGGCTCGATTCCATTGACGCGGCCATTCACTTCGGCCACCCGCATTGGCCTGGCGCGGAGCTGACATTTTTGATGTCGGAGAAGACCGTACCGGCCTGCAGCCCCGGGTTCCGCGGCCGGCACGCGATCACCACGGCGCAAGATTTGCTCGACGTTTCACTGCTGCATCTGACGACGCGGCCGGATGCCTGGGAGCGCTGGTTCGCCGGAAATGGCGTGAATTTTCAGACCGTGCACGGCATGCTCTTCGACCAGTTCGCGACCGCCGCCCAAGCGGCGATGGCAGGTCTCGGCGTTGCGCTGCTGCCGACCTTTCTCATCCACGACGAGCTGAAGCGCGGCGACCTGATTGCAGCCGTCGATTGCGAAATGGAAAGCAGCGAGCGCTACTATCTTGCCTATCCGACAGAACGGGCCGACTACGCGCCTTTGGAAGCATTTCGCCGCTGGATCGTTCGAGAAGCCGCCATCTAA
- a CDS encoding Lrp/AsnC ligand binding domain-containing protein, protein MKPIFVQLQCAPGKTYEVADAIYQTERASELYSTSGDYDLLLKVYVEEGQDIGKFINDNIANIPGIVRSLTTLTFKAF, encoded by the coding sequence ATGAAGCCCATTTTCGTTCAGCTCCAGTGCGCACCCGGCAAGACCTACGAGGTCGCCGATGCCATTTACCAAACAGAGCGCGCTTCCGAGCTCTACTCGACGAGCGGCGACTATGATCTCCTGCTCAAGGTCTATGTCGAAGAGGGGCAGGACATCGGCAAGTTCATCAACGACAACATCGCCAACATCCCCGGTATCGTGCGTTCGCTGACGACGCTGACCTTCAAGGCTTTCTGA
- a CDS encoding glycoside hydrolase family 2 protein, giving the protein MRGRLASVGAEETLLAEGWNLVLTEPGACATPHDIPLSAQFIAAEVPGTVAGALEKAGHFDRENPEPLDTRDAWYLCRLFDAQPGDAILRFEGLATLCHVFLNGQEILSSESMFTMYEIPVTLSGGDELALCFRALAPRLAEPGPRARWRPQMITPQGLKNVRTSLLGRMPGWCPEIHAVGPWRPITLVRRDVVSIDNVSVRAVLESDGTGRLSVSLHTNVDNPDLVLGCGDIRQAFEKVGENHYSAILRLKDVDLWWPHTHGAPHLYDFSIVVDGVEHHAGRTGFRRIDVDRGAHGDDFALLINGERVFCRGAVWTTADIVRLPGGKADYEPFLRLAAQAGMNMIRIGATMVYETPDFFQLCDELGLLVWQDFMFANFDYPKNDKALTAHVHAEVEEFLHAVQGCPSLAVLCGGSEIYQQAAMLGLPREYWAGPITEEIIPAIAGRMRPDVPYVANSPSGGAMPFSPNAGVTHYYGVGAYMRPLDDARRANVRFAAESLAFANVPQQRTLQRHLDAPPVHSPLWKSRVPRDRGASWDFEDVRDFYLAELYREDPARLRREDRERYLDLSRVVTGEVAEASFAEWRRNGSTCNGALVWTLQDLMPGAGWGVIDSTGEPKPVWYALRRAFRPVQVVVTDEGTNGLDIHVLNETEHALQLDLELVCLRHGKQHVVSGGRILTLAPRSREAFAATDLFGAFFDTTYAFRFGPPSHDVTVARLRLPNGGPVVADAFHFPLGRSKAFHDAEIQVSVTRQDDAWGLDISADRFAQSVHVNVDGYRPDDDWFHLAPGTAKRVRLLPLSRSADGDAPCGEITSLGGSRALSF; this is encoded by the coding sequence ATGCGGGGACGGTTGGCGAGTGTCGGTGCAGAGGAAACGCTGCTCGCCGAAGGGTGGAATCTGGTTCTGACGGAACCGGGCGCTTGTGCAACCCCACATGACATCCCCTTATCAGCACAGTTTATCGCCGCCGAAGTGCCAGGGACAGTTGCCGGTGCTTTGGAAAAGGCCGGGCACTTCGACCGTGAAAATCCGGAGCCGCTCGATACCCGCGATGCGTGGTATCTTTGCCGGCTTTTTGACGCGCAGCCCGGTGATGCGATCCTTCGCTTCGAGGGGCTGGCGACGCTGTGTCATGTCTTTCTCAACGGCCAGGAGATCCTGTCGTCGGAAAGCATGTTCACCATGTACGAGATACCGGTGACGCTGTCTGGCGGAGACGAGCTCGCGCTTTGCTTCAGAGCGCTTGCTCCGCGCCTGGCCGAACCCGGCCCACGCGCTCGCTGGCGACCGCAGATGATCACGCCGCAGGGCTTGAAGAACGTCCGCACATCGCTTCTTGGGCGCATGCCTGGCTGGTGTCCGGAAATTCATGCCGTCGGTCCGTGGCGACCCATCACGCTCGTCCGCCGCGATGTCGTTTCGATCGACAACGTCTCGGTGCGTGCCGTGCTTGAGTCGGACGGCACCGGGCGGCTGAGCGTTTCGCTTCATACGAATGTCGACAATCCGGACCTTGTGCTTGGCTGCGGAGATATTCGGCAGGCTTTCGAAAAGGTCGGAGAGAACCACTACTCGGCAATCCTCAGGCTGAAGGACGTCGATCTCTGGTGGCCGCATACGCATGGCGCGCCTCACCTTTATGACTTCTCGATCGTCGTTGACGGTGTTGAGCATCACGCAGGCCGAACCGGCTTTCGGCGCATCGACGTCGACCGCGGAGCGCACGGCGATGATTTTGCGCTGCTGATCAACGGCGAGCGCGTCTTTTGCCGTGGCGCCGTCTGGACGACGGCGGACATCGTTCGGTTGCCAGGTGGGAAGGCAGACTACGAGCCGTTCCTCCGCCTTGCGGCCCAGGCGGGCATGAACATGATCCGCATTGGCGCGACGATGGTCTACGAGACGCCGGACTTCTTTCAGCTCTGCGACGAACTCGGTCTGCTCGTCTGGCAGGACTTCATGTTTGCCAATTTCGATTATCCGAAGAACGACAAGGCTCTTACTGCCCATGTCCACGCGGAGGTCGAGGAATTCCTGCACGCCGTCCAGGGATGCCCGTCGCTGGCGGTGCTCTGCGGCGGCAGCGAGATCTACCAGCAGGCGGCCATGCTCGGATTGCCGCGTGAGTATTGGGCCGGCCCCATTACGGAGGAGATCATTCCAGCGATTGCCGGCCGTATGAGGCCTGACGTCCCGTATGTGGCGAACTCGCCCTCAGGCGGCGCGATGCCATTCTCTCCGAACGCAGGTGTTACCCACTATTACGGGGTGGGCGCCTATATGCGACCGCTCGACGACGCGCGACGCGCGAACGTGCGGTTCGCAGCCGAGAGCTTGGCTTTCGCCAATGTGCCGCAACAGCGAACGCTGCAGCGCCACCTCGATGCACCGCCAGTCCACAGTCCGCTATGGAAATCGCGGGTTCCCCGCGATCGCGGCGCGTCATGGGATTTCGAAGACGTCAGGGATTTCTATCTGGCAGAACTCTATCGCGAGGATCCGGCACGGCTTCGTCGCGAAGATCGCGAGCGGTACCTGGATCTTTCCCGCGTCGTCACCGGCGAAGTTGCGGAAGCGAGCTTCGCCGAATGGCGCCGCAACGGGTCGACATGCAACGGTGCACTGGTCTGGACCCTGCAGGATCTGATGCCCGGTGCCGGTTGGGGTGTGATCGATTCGACCGGAGAACCAAAGCCAGTCTGGTATGCCTTGCGCCGCGCTTTCCGACCGGTGCAGGTGGTTGTGACCGACGAGGGTACGAATGGCCTCGACATTCACGTGCTCAATGAGACCGAACACGCTCTCCAGCTTGATCTCGAGCTCGTTTGCCTGCGGCATGGCAAGCAGCACGTCGTTAGTGGCGGCCGCATTCTGACTTTGGCGCCGAGAAGCCGCGAGGCCTTTGCCGCCACCGATCTCTTTGGCGCATTCTTTGACACAACCTACGCGTTCCGCTTCGGTCCGCCTTCTCACGACGTCACCGTCGCTCGCCTGCGTCTGCCAAACGGTGGTCCTGTGGTCGCCGACGCCTTCCATTTTCCGTTGGGGCGCTCCAAGGCCTTTCACGACGCTGAAATCCAGGTGTCGGTGACGCGACAGGACGATGCGTGGGGACTCGATATCTCAGCCGACAGGTTCGCTCAGTCCGTCCACGTCAATGTCGATGGCTATCGACCAGATGACGATTGGTTTCATCTTGCGCCCGGCACCGCCAAACGCGTCCGGTTGCTTCCGCTGTCGAGATCGGCCGATGGAGACGCGCCTTGCGGTGAGATAACAAGCCTCGGCGGCTCACGAGCGCTTTCATTTTGA
- a CDS encoding DUF1839 family protein — protein MKAVFPQLCPDGYQPHALHSTERMWPETNCYVDLWIEVLNAVGAAPEAMLGFTLTQDFEGDQFTFFKVPLEDLESLYDIRVTELAIFDRVEWHAEVQIARGRLCLIEMDSFYMPDTQGTAYRTEHGKTTVAINRLDFAGKRVEYFHNGGYFELEGEDFDGLFQLHLTAEDPPFLPYTEFAKFPVRMPDAARMSTTARRLLGLHFSRRPVSNPICAFAEVFPQQVEAMAERPFGFFHKYAFNTLRQFGANFELAGDHLAWLSASEFSSAIDDARRISEVAKSVQFQLARAVTRKKYDPLRTALDPAADAWDSMMASLKERL, from the coding sequence ATGAAAGCCGTCTTCCCGCAGCTGTGCCCGGACGGCTATCAGCCGCATGCGCTGCATTCCACCGAGCGCATGTGGCCGGAAACCAATTGCTACGTCGACCTCTGGATCGAAGTGTTGAACGCCGTCGGTGCCGCGCCGGAGGCGATGCTTGGCTTCACGCTCACACAAGACTTTGAAGGCGATCAATTCACGTTCTTCAAAGTGCCACTCGAGGATCTTGAGTCACTTTACGACATCCGCGTCACCGAACTTGCCATCTTCGACCGCGTCGAATGGCACGCCGAGGTGCAGATTGCGCGCGGGCGTCTTTGCCTCATCGAGATGGATTCGTTCTATATGCCCGATACGCAGGGCACTGCCTATCGGACCGAGCATGGCAAGACCACGGTAGCAATCAACAGGCTCGACTTTGCTGGCAAGCGCGTCGAATATTTCCACAATGGCGGCTATTTCGAGCTCGAGGGGGAAGACTTTGACGGGCTGTTCCAGCTGCATCTGACGGCAGAAGATCCGCCGTTTCTCCCCTACACGGAATTTGCGAAGTTTCCCGTTCGCATGCCTGACGCTGCTCGTATGAGCACTACAGCACGCAGACTTCTCGGACTGCACTTCAGCCGCAGACCCGTCTCGAACCCGATCTGCGCCTTCGCTGAAGTGTTTCCGCAGCAGGTGGAGGCAATGGCAGAGCGGCCTTTTGGTTTCTTTCACAAGTACGCATTCAACACGTTGCGTCAGTTCGGTGCCAATTTCGAGCTTGCCGGCGATCATTTGGCTTGGCTATCCGCCAGTGAATTCTCGTCCGCCATCGACGATGCGCGCCGAATTTCCGAAGTCGCAAAGTCGGTGCAGTTCCAGCTCGCCCGGGCCGTGACCCGCAAGAAATACGATCCGCTGCGCACGGCGCTTGATCCGGCAGCCGATGCATGGGATTCCATGATGGCTTCGCTCAAGGAGCGCTTGTGA
- a CDS encoding amino acid--[acyl-carrier-protein] ligase, with protein sequence MDVQTTFLDRLFQSGLLIDTGVDGLYGRSGQFEDVIAAFERLIDKFGGADGAEAMRFPPGMNRAFFEKSGYMKSFPQLAGTVHSFCGSELDHINLLQCMEVGDDWTKDQQATDIVLTPAACYPLYPTIARRGKLPMSGGLFDLQSYCFRHEPSQDPARQQLFRMREYICMGTEQHVTDFRQSWMDRGIEMMKAVGLDVTIDVANDPFFGRAGKMLANNQRDQNLKFELLIPITSVAKPTACMSFNYHQDAFGAKWDLYLEDGSVAHTACVGFGLERIALALFHHHGLEVKHWPSKVRQALWG encoded by the coding sequence ATGGACGTGCAGACAACGTTTCTAGACAGGCTTTTTCAATCTGGCCTCTTGATCGATACGGGCGTTGACGGTCTTTACGGGCGCAGCGGACAATTCGAAGACGTCATTGCCGCCTTCGAGCGGCTGATCGACAAGTTCGGCGGCGCCGACGGCGCTGAAGCGATGCGTTTTCCGCCCGGGATGAACCGCGCCTTCTTCGAGAAGAGCGGTTACATGAAGAGCTTCCCGCAGCTCGCCGGCACTGTTCACAGTTTCTGCGGCAGTGAACTCGACCACATCAACCTCCTTCAGTGCATGGAAGTGGGCGATGACTGGACGAAGGATCAGCAGGCAACCGACATCGTGTTGACTCCTGCCGCGTGCTATCCGCTCTATCCGACGATTGCTCGCCGCGGCAAACTGCCGATGAGCGGCGGCCTCTTCGATCTGCAGTCCTATTGCTTCCGCCATGAGCCGTCGCAGGATCCAGCCCGCCAGCAACTTTTCCGCATGCGCGAATACATTTGCATGGGTACGGAGCAGCACGTCACGGATTTCCGTCAAAGCTGGATGGACCGCGGCATCGAAATGATGAAGGCGGTCGGCCTGGATGTGACCATCGATGTCGCGAACGATCCGTTCTTCGGCCGCGCCGGCAAGATGCTCGCCAACAATCAGCGCGATCAGAACCTGAAGTTCGAGCTGCTCATTCCGATCACTTCGGTCGCGAAGCCGACGGCCTGCATGAGCTTCAACTACCATCAGGACGCGTTCGGCGCGAAATGGGACCTTTATCTCGAAGACGGCAGCGTTGCGCATACCGCCTGCGTTGGCTTCGGGCTTGAACGCATCGCTCTTGCCCTGTTCCATCACCACGGGCTCGAGGTCAAGCATTGGCCTTCCAAGGTGCGTCAAGCGCTGTGGGGCTGA
- a CDS encoding acyl-CoA dehydrogenase family protein — protein sequence MNFPVKIAQEDLAARVARVSAIAAKHADSVDFDGRFPHEAVDAMKAGRLLGIQIPRQFGGEGATIAQIAELCSMLGQACSAAAMVFAMHHIKLCSLVEHGAESEWHRAFMQRVAVEQLLIASATTEGGIGGNLRNSICAVEVDGDICRLEKDATVISYGSYADAIMITSRAHANAASSDQVLTVFVKEQYALEKTHAWNTLGMRGTCSDGFLFKGEAPAEQILPKPFAEIAAQSMLASSHLLWSSVWYGIAVDAVGRAQAFVRAAARKSPGAPPPGALRLAEVSNLLQMVRSNVVAGLKAYEDAKSDADKLSSMGFAVTMNNVKIASSETILEIVNHVMLICGIMGYKNGTPFSVGRHLRDAHSAQLMISNDRILGNTSSMLLVHKQDTSLLG from the coding sequence ATGAACTTTCCGGTCAAAATCGCGCAAGAGGATCTTGCCGCCAGGGTCGCCCGCGTGTCCGCGATCGCGGCAAAGCATGCGGATTCCGTCGATTTTGATGGGAGGTTCCCGCACGAAGCCGTGGATGCAATGAAGGCTGGGCGGCTGCTCGGAATTCAGATCCCGCGCCAGTTCGGCGGTGAAGGCGCAACGATTGCGCAGATCGCCGAGCTATGCTCGATGCTCGGGCAGGCGTGTTCCGCGGCTGCCATGGTTTTCGCCATGCATCACATCAAGCTCTGCAGCCTTGTCGAGCACGGCGCCGAGAGTGAATGGCATCGGGCTTTCATGCAACGCGTGGCTGTCGAGCAATTGCTGATCGCGTCGGCGACGACGGAAGGCGGCATCGGCGGCAATCTCAGGAATAGCATCTGCGCCGTCGAGGTGGACGGTGACATTTGCCGTCTGGAGAAAGACGCGACGGTCATATCGTACGGCTCCTACGCCGATGCGATCATGATTACGTCGCGCGCCCACGCAAATGCGGCCTCTTCGGATCAGGTTCTGACCGTTTTCGTCAAGGAGCAGTACGCGTTGGAAAAAACGCATGCGTGGAACACGCTCGGCATGCGCGGTACGTGTTCGGACGGCTTCCTGTTCAAAGGCGAGGCGCCAGCCGAACAGATCCTGCCGAAGCCCTTTGCAGAGATCGCAGCTCAATCGATGCTGGCATCGTCGCATCTCCTCTGGAGCAGTGTCTGGTACGGCATCGCCGTCGACGCAGTGGGCCGCGCACAGGCATTCGTGCGCGCCGCTGCACGCAAGTCGCCCGGTGCGCCACCGCCCGGAGCCCTGCGACTGGCTGAGGTGTCCAACCTGCTGCAGATGGTTCGCTCGAACGTCGTGGCCGGCCTGAAGGCCTACGAGGATGCCAAGAGCGACGCAGACAAGCTATCCTCCATGGGCTTTGCCGTCACAATGAACAACGTGAAGATCGCCTCATCGGAAACGATTCTCGAAATCGTCAATCATGTGATGCTGATTTGCGGGATCATGGGCTACAAGAACGGCACGCCATTCAGCGTCGGCCGCCATCTGCGCGATGCCCATTCTGCGCAACTCATGATCTCGAACGACCGCATTCTCGGCAACACGTCGAGTATGCTTCTTGTCCACAAGCAGGACACTAGCCTACTGGGGTGA
- a CDS encoding acyl carrier protein, with protein sequence MNTTIRELLAKFGKLPVSVDQVADDADLYAVGLTSFASVQLMLGIEEAFDIEFPDNLLNRRSFASIAAIAKTVDQIKDSRKVA encoded by the coding sequence ATGAATACTACGATCCGTGAGCTCCTGGCCAAATTCGGAAAGCTTCCAGTCTCTGTCGATCAAGTCGCCGATGATGCCGACCTCTATGCGGTCGGCCTAACTTCGTTTGCTTCCGTGCAGCTTATGCTTGGCATCGAAGAGGCTTTTGACATCGAGTTTCCCGACAATCTCTTGAATCGCAGGTCTTTCGCCAGCATCGCGGCGATCGCGAAGACTGTCGACCAGATCAAAGATAGCCGGAAGGTCGCCTAA
- a CDS encoding lysine-2,3-aminomutase-like protein, with protein sequence MNSVGPIKTVEGLERAGLLGQRDREALAEVAAHYAIALTPTVAGLIDRTDAADPIARQFVPDPVELIVAQEERADPIGDEAHSPVQGIVHRYPDRVLLKAVHVCPVYCRFCFRREMVGPQGLGTLDPGAMTAAFAYIRDHEEIWEVILTGGDPLVLSPRRLEEILRQLASIDHVKIVRFHTRIPVVDPSRVDAALIAALRASGKTVFLALHANHPRELTNEARAACARLVDAGIVMISQSVLLKGVNDDPTVLAELMKAFVETRVKPYYLHHPDLAPGTSHFRLTIEEGQKIVAALRGRISGLCQPTYILDIPGGHGKAVIAEQSIRKTGEGCYSVSDYRGAEHLYPPVA encoded by the coding sequence ATGAATAGTGTCGGGCCTATCAAGACCGTCGAGGGTCTGGAACGCGCCGGGCTGCTCGGTCAAAGAGACCGGGAAGCGTTGGCGGAGGTTGCCGCCCATTACGCCATTGCATTGACGCCAACGGTCGCGGGTCTCATCGATCGCACGGACGCTGCCGACCCGATCGCCCGGCAATTCGTGCCGGACCCGGTCGAACTTATCGTTGCTCAGGAAGAGCGTGCGGACCCGATCGGCGACGAAGCCCACAGTCCCGTGCAAGGGATCGTTCATCGCTATCCCGACCGGGTGTTGTTGAAGGCCGTTCACGTATGCCCCGTCTACTGTCGCTTCTGCTTTCGCCGCGAGATGGTCGGTCCGCAGGGCCTCGGAACGCTGGACCCCGGGGCAATGACGGCAGCCTTTGCCTACATCCGCGACCACGAGGAAATCTGGGAGGTGATCCTGACGGGCGGCGATCCGTTGGTGTTGTCTCCGCGGCGGCTGGAAGAAATTCTTCGCCAGTTGGCGTCGATCGATCACGTGAAGATCGTGCGGTTCCATACACGTATCCCTGTCGTTGATCCGTCAAGAGTCGATGCGGCCCTGATTGCGGCGCTGAGAGCGAGTGGCAAAACTGTTTTCCTGGCCCTGCATGCCAATCATCCGCGCGAGCTGACGAACGAAGCGCGTGCGGCCTGCGCCCGCCTCGTCGATGCCGGAATAGTCATGATCAGCCAATCGGTGCTCCTTAAGGGCGTCAATGATGATCCGACCGTGCTTGCGGAGTTGATGAAGGCCTTTGTCGAGACACGTGTGAAGCCGTACTACCTGCACCATCCGGATCTCGCGCCCGGAACGAGCCATTTTCGGCTGACGATCGAAGAAGGACAGAAAATAGTCGCCGCTTTGCGCGGCCGGATTTCCGGTCTCTGCCAACCCACCTACATACTCGACATACCCGGTGGCCACGGCAAGGCGGTAATCGCTGAACAGTCGATCAGAAAGACGGGGGAAGGCTGCTATTCAGTTTCGGACTATCGCGGCGCCGAGCACCTTTACCCGCCTGTTGCTTAG
- the epmA gene encoding EF-P lysine aminoacylase EpmA, with translation MKPSIAKVSPWWTPSVHLDRRPFLIGRNAIQSALRGYFLSEDFLEVDTATLQVSPGNEAHLHAFATEALTTDGQKAASLYLHTSPEFACKKLLSAGEQRIACFAHVYRNRERGPLHHPEFTMLEWYRVDESYESLMMDCVRILALAAETTKTRRLTYRGSECDPFAGPDRISVAAAFDRYAGIDLLASVATDGATDRAHLACEMKRIGMRVADDDGWADLFSRVLVEKVEPQLGFGRVTILDEYPVSEAALARPSGHNPRVAERFEVYACGVELANGFGELTNPAEQRRRFEIEMSEKARIYGETYPIDEDFLDALAIMPEASGIALGFDRLVMLATGASRIDQVMWAPVAEYGR, from the coding sequence ATGAAGCCCTCGATCGCCAAAGTATCGCCGTGGTGGACGCCGAGCGTGCATTTGGACCGTCGCCCGTTCCTGATTGGGCGGAATGCGATCCAGTCTGCACTGCGTGGCTACTTCCTGAGCGAGGATTTTCTGGAAGTCGACACCGCCACGCTGCAGGTGTCGCCAGGCAACGAGGCGCATCTTCATGCGTTTGCCACCGAAGCATTGACGACCGACGGTCAGAAGGCGGCGTCGCTTTATCTGCATACCTCGCCTGAGTTTGCCTGCAAGAAATTGCTTTCGGCCGGAGAGCAGCGCATCGCCTGCTTCGCGCACGTCTACCGCAATCGCGAGCGCGGTCCGTTGCATCATCCGGAATTCACGATGCTTGAATGGTATCGTGTGGACGAAAGCTACGAGAGCCTGATGATGGACTGCGTTCGCATTCTGGCGCTTGCTGCAGAAACCACGAAGACGAGACGCCTGACCTATCGAGGTAGCGAGTGCGATCCGTTCGCGGGGCCGGACCGGATAAGCGTTGCCGCAGCTTTCGACCGCTATGCGGGTATAGATCTCCTGGCGTCCGTTGCGACCGACGGTGCGACGGATCGGGCGCATCTCGCCTGCGAGATGAAGCGGATCGGCATGCGCGTTGCCGACGATGACGGTTGGGCGGATTTGTTTAGCCGCGTGCTCGTTGAAAAGGTCGAACCTCAGCTGGGCTTCGGCCGCGTCACCATTCTTGACGAATATCCGGTGTCGGAAGCAGCTTTGGCGCGTCCGTCGGGACATAATCCTCGCGTTGCCGAACGTTTCGAGGTCTATGCCTGTGGTGTCGAGCTCGCAAACGGCTTCGGTGAACTCACCAATCCGGCGGAACAGCGCCGCCGCTTCGAGATCGAGATGTCCGAGAAGGCCCGCATCTATGGCGAGACCTATCCGATCGACGAGGATTTTCTGGACGCCCTTGCCATCATGCCGGAGGCGAGCGGTATCGCCCTTGGCTTCGACCGGTTGGTGATGCTGGCTACCGGGGCGTCGCGGATCGATCAGGTGATGTGGGCGCCGGTCGCGGAGTACGGCAGATGA
- the efp gene encoding elongation factor P, translating into MVKVIASSVRKGNVLDVDGKLYVVLTAQNFHPGKGTPVTQVDMRRIVDGVKVAERWRTTEQVERAFVEDVNFQYLYEDGEGFHFMNPATYDQVVVNDETMGDQKAYLQEGMTCILSIHEGVPLALELPRHVTLEITETEPVVKGQTASSSYKPAMLSNGVRTMVPPHINAGTRVVIATEDNSYVERAKD; encoded by the coding sequence ATGGTCAAGGTCATCGCCTCTTCCGTCCGCAAGGGCAACGTTCTCGACGTGGATGGTAAGCTCTACGTCGTTCTGACTGCCCAGAACTTCCATCCGGGCAAGGGCACGCCGGTTACCCAGGTCGACATGCGTCGTATCGTCGACGGCGTTAAGGTCGCTGAGCGCTGGCGTACGACCGAACAGGTCGAGCGCGCCTTCGTCGAAGACGTGAATTTCCAGTATCTTTACGAAGATGGTGAAGGATTCCACTTCATGAACCCGGCGACCTACGATCAGGTGGTCGTGAACGATGAAACGATGGGCGATCAGAAGGCCTATCTGCAGGAAGGCATGACCTGCATCCTGTCGATCCACGAAGGCGTTCCGCTTGCGCTCGAGCTGCCGCGCCATGTGACCCTCGAAATTACGGAAACCGAACCGGTCGTTAAGGGCCAGACGGCTTCTTCCTCCTACAAGCCGGCAATGCTGTCGAACGGCGTGCGCACCATGGTGCCGCCGCATATCAACGCCGGCACACGCGTGGTTATCGCCACGGAAGACAATTCCTACGTCGAGCGCGCAAAGGACTGA